The following are from one region of the Polaribacter marinaquae genome:
- a CDS encoding DUF59 domain-containing protein: MTDKELEEIGDKIVGVLKTIYDPEIPVDIYELGLIYDVFVSDENNAKILMTLTSPNCPVAESLPVEIEDKVKSLKELNNCEVEITFDPTWTQEMMSEEAKLELGML, translated from the coding sequence ATGACAGATAAAGAATTAGAAGAAATTGGAGATAAAATTGTAGGTGTTTTAAAAACAATTTACGATCCAGAAATACCTGTAGACATTTATGAGCTTGGTTTAATTTATGATGTTTTTGTTTCTGATGAAAATAATGCAAAAATTTTAATGACTTTAACGTCTCCGAATTGCCCAGTTGCAGAGAGTTTACCAGTAGAAATTGAAGATAAAGTTAAGTCTTTAAAAGAATTAAATAACTGCGAAGTAGAAATTACGTTCGACCCAACTTGGACACAAGAAATGATGAGCGAAGAAGCAAAACTAGAGTTAGGAATGCTTTAA
- a CDS encoding DUF2480 family protein codes for MAEEIINRVANSKLKTFDLEEIYPEGKRVSFDIKDWLFEEIILKEKDFRNAVKNHDWSQYKNCFVAVNCSVDAIIPSWAFMLIAAEATPYANKVVIGNLELLETVLYQELLNFVDLRDYTDCPVIVKGCAEKPIPDSAFAFLIAKLQPIAKSIMFGEACSTVPLYKSKK; via the coding sequence ATGGCTGAAGAAATTATAAATAGAGTAGCAAATAGCAAGTTAAAAACCTTTGACCTAGAAGAGATTTATCCTGAAGGAAAAAGAGTCTCATTTGATATTAAAGATTGGCTATTTGAAGAAATAATTTTGAAAGAAAAAGATTTTAGAAATGCAGTAAAAAATCATGATTGGTCTCAATACAAAAACTGTTTTGTAGCTGTTAATTGCTCTGTAGATGCAATTATACCTTCTTGGGCTTTTATGCTAATTGCTGCAGAAGCTACACCATATGCCAACAAAGTTGTTATTGGTAATTTAGAATTATTAGAAACTGTTTTATACCAAGAACTTTTAAATTTTGTCGATCTTAGAGATTATACAGATTGCCCTGTAATAGTTAAAGGTTGTGCAGAAAAACCAATACCAGATTCTGCATTTGCTTTTTTAATTGCAAAACTACAACCTATAGCCAAATCTATTATGTTTGGCGAAGCTTGTTCTACAGTACCTTTATATAAATCGAAAAAATAA
- a CDS encoding DUF3078 domain-containing protein: MRRLATLLLFIFIASNSYSQKKKLDTLPKPKWKVNGRLAFVFNQSSFSNWASGGQNTVAGNININYDFNYKKNNVNWDTRLLSGYGLSHISEKGYRKTNDRFELNSLLGIKTTTYWFLSFIANFKTQYTKGFDYSKEPKLLVSEFLSPAYLTFGPGMLWKKSDDLNLNIAPATARYTFVNEFFTKDSGKFGVDEGKTLAFGLGFNLSGYYKFALMKNIEMENILTMYTDYLANVGNVDLDYQTNLRFTVNKHIKMHMTFHTIIDDNSSSKIQFRQLFGLGMNYSFHEKVTY, from the coding sequence ATGAGAAGACTAGCAACCCTTCTTTTATTTATTTTTATAGCAAGTAATTCTTATTCTCAAAAGAAGAAACTAGACACTTTACCAAAGCCAAAATGGAAAGTAAACGGTAGACTTGCCTTTGTTTTTAATCAATCTTCTTTTTCTAATTGGGCTTCTGGTGGTCAAAACACGGTTGCAGGAAATATCAATATAAATTACGATTTTAATTATAAGAAAAATAATGTAAACTGGGATACTCGATTATTATCTGGTTACGGTTTAAGTCATATCAGCGAAAAAGGCTACAGAAAAACAAACGATCGATTTGAACTAAATTCTTTATTAGGTATAAAAACAACAACTTATTGGTTTCTTTCTTTTATTGCCAATTTTAAAACACAATATACCAAAGGGTTCGATTATTCAAAAGAGCCTAAATTACTAGTGTCAGAGTTTTTATCTCCTGCTTATTTAACTTTTGGACCAGGAATGTTATGGAAAAAATCTGATGATTTAAATTTAAACATTGCACCAGCTACAGCCAGATATACATTTGTAAACGAGTTTTTCACAAAAGATTCTGGTAAATTTGGTGTAGACGAAGGTAAAACTCTTGCTTTTGGACTAGGTTTTAACCTTTCTGGTTACTATAAATTTGCCTTGATGAAAAACATTGAAATGGAAAACATCTTAACAATGTATACAGATTATCTTGCAAATGTTGGTAATGTCGATTTAGATTATCAAACAAATTTGCGTTTTACTGTAAACAAACATATTAAAATGCACATGACTTTTCATACAATTATTGATGATAACTCATCAAGTAAAATTCAATTTAGACAGCTTTTTGGTTTAGGCATGAATTATAGCTTCCACGAAAAAGTGACTTATTAA
- a CDS encoding PfkB family carbohydrate kinase, whose product MSKLLAVGTVAFDAIETPFGKTDKILGGSGTFVGLAASQFGVETGVVSVVGGDFPDSYLEMMNSKGINTDGIEVDKEGKTFFWSGKYHNDMNSRDTLVTELNVLETFTPVVPDSFKDAGIVMLGNLHPLTQASVLDQMTEKPKLIVLDTMNFWMDIALDDLHTVLKRVDVITINDEEARQLSGEYSLVNAAKKIHAMGPKYVVIKKGEHGALLFNEGKMFFAPALPLAEVFDPTGAGDTFAGGFCGYLAKTEDISFENMKNAIIYGSNLASFCVEKFGTERMQELTTDEVKTRLQAFKDLTQFDIKLS is encoded by the coding sequence ATGAGTAAATTATTAGCAGTTGGTACAGTAGCTTTTGATGCTATTGAGACACCTTTTGGTAAAACAGATAAGATTTTAGGAGGCTCTGGAACTTTTGTAGGTTTAGCAGCATCTCAATTTGGAGTAGAAACAGGTGTTGTATCTGTTGTTGGTGGAGATTTTCCTGATTCTTATTTAGAAATGATGAATTCTAAAGGAATTAATACAGATGGTATTGAAGTAGATAAAGAAGGTAAAACTTTTTTCTGGAGTGGTAAATATCACAACGATATGAATTCTAGAGATACTTTAGTAACAGAATTAAATGTATTAGAAACGTTTACACCAGTTGTACCAGATTCTTTTAAAGATGCAGGTATTGTAATGTTGGGTAATTTACACCCGTTAACGCAAGCTTCTGTTTTAGATCAAATGACAGAAAAACCAAAACTAATAGTTTTAGATACTATGAATTTTTGGATGGATATTGCTTTAGATGATTTACATACTGTTTTAAAAAGAGTAGATGTAATTACAATTAATGATGAAGAAGCCCGCCAATTATCTGGTGAATATTCTTTGGTAAATGCTGCTAAGAAAATCCACGCAATGGGACCTAAATATGTAGTAATTAAAAAAGGAGAACACGGAGCTTTATTATTTAATGAAGGAAAAATGTTTTTTGCACCTGCATTACCATTAGCAGAAGTTTTTGACCCTACTGGTGCCGGAGATACATTTGCAGGAGGTTTCTGCGGATATCTAGCAAAAACAGAAGATATATCTTTTGAAAACATGAAGAACGCGATAATTTACGGTTCTAACTTAGCTTCTTTCTGTGTAGAGAAATTTGGTACAGAGCGCATGCAAGAGCTAACAACAGATGAAGTTAAAACGCGCTTACAAGCTTTTAAAGACTTAACACAATTTGATATAAAATTATCTTAA
- a CDS encoding DUF3078 domain-containing protein encodes MKKLSILILLVFISFSASAQTAEELKKEQAPKKAQIAKLQGEVNAIQAKIDALPGWRKGAFGTIGASLSGFNNWYARTAPTASAGNIGVTVNGFANLIEEDFFWRNSAAINLGWVKLDEKGVAGDEGFDTATDVFTISSLYGKRLNKKWALSALAEYRTTIIDNFNDPGYLDFGAGLTWTPTSNLVVVMHPGNYNFVFSSGETVFESSLGAKIVADYSKKYGKLSVKSNLSVFQSYKTSDLSNWTWTNSFGYTVWKGIGVGLELGLRKNKQEALNNALIDNPAETFSTVDNKLQSYYLVGMSYAF; translated from the coding sequence ATGAAAAAATTATCAATCTTAATTTTATTGGTATTTATTAGCTTTTCTGCAAGCGCACAAACAGCAGAAGAATTAAAGAAAGAACAAGCTCCTAAAAAAGCTCAAATTGCTAAATTACAAGGAGAAGTTAATGCGATACAAGCAAAAATTGATGCTTTACCTGGTTGGAGAAAAGGTGCTTTTGGTACTATAGGTGCAAGTTTATCTGGTTTTAACAACTGGTACGCTAGAACAGCTCCTACTGCATCTGCAGGTAATATTGGTGTAACTGTAAATGGTTTTGCTAATTTAATTGAAGAAGACTTTTTCTGGAGAAACTCTGCTGCAATTAACTTAGGTTGGGTTAAGTTAGATGAAAAAGGTGTTGCCGGAGACGAAGGTTTTGATACTGCTACAGATGTATTTACAATCTCTTCTTTATACGGTAAAAGATTAAATAAAAAATGGGCTTTATCTGCACTTGCAGAATACAGAACTACAATTATAGATAATTTTAACGATCCTGGTTATTTAGATTTTGGTGCTGGTCTTACTTGGACGCCAACAAGTAACTTGGTAGTTGTTATGCACCCAGGAAACTACAACTTTGTATTTAGTAGTGGTGAAACAGTTTTCGAATCTTCTTTAGGTGCTAAAATTGTTGCAGATTACTCTAAAAAATATGGTAAATTAAGTGTAAAGTCTAATTTATCTGTTTTTCAAAGCTATAAAACTTCAGACTTATCTAACTGGACATGGACAAACTCTTTTGGTTACACTGTTTGGAAAGGAATTGGAGTTGGTTTAGAATTAGGTTTACGTAAAAACAAACAAGAAGCATTAAACAATGCATTAATTGACAATCCTGCAGAAACTTTTTCTACTGTAGACAACAAATTACAATCTTATTATTTAGTTGGTATGAGCTATGCTTTCTAA
- a CDS encoding CNNM domain-containing protein → MTLLIIFATISIFFSFLCSILEAVLLSITPTFINLKKSEGEQYATQLETFKKDVDKPLIAILTINTIAHTVGAILVGVQAKVAYAEMYGTDVKTVFGIKITEDVMVGLVSTIMTILILVASEIIPKTIGATYWKQLANFTAKALNIMIFPLKWTGILWILQLTTKLIGGKGHGSILSRESFLVMADMAEKEGVFQKNESKVIRNLLGFKEIKVNDVMTPRSVIETADETQTISSFYNDHKKLRFSRIPVFSENPDAITGYFLKDNLLEAIINGKGEETLATIKRDIVVTERELSIPDLFDKLIKEKEHIALVVDEYGSVSGLVSQEDVIETLLGLEIMDESDSVADLQALARKSWENRAKRMGIIKEDDSKE, encoded by the coding sequence ATGACTTTATTAATAATTTTTGCAACAATTTCTATTTTCTTTTCTTTTTTATGCTCTATTTTAGAAGCTGTATTGTTAAGTATTACACCGACTTTTATCAATCTTAAAAAAAGTGAAGGTGAACAATATGCTACACAATTAGAAACTTTTAAAAAGGATGTTGATAAACCTTTAATTGCTATTTTAACTATTAACACCATTGCACATACGGTTGGTGCAATTTTAGTAGGTGTGCAAGCAAAAGTTGCTTACGCAGAAATGTATGGTACAGATGTAAAAACAGTATTTGGCATTAAAATTACAGAAGATGTAATGGTTGGTTTAGTTTCTACTATAATGACAATTTTAATTCTAGTCGCATCAGAAATTATACCTAAAACCATTGGAGCTACTTACTGGAAACAACTTGCTAATTTTACAGCTAAAGCTTTAAACATAATGATTTTTCCGTTGAAATGGACAGGAATATTATGGATTTTACAATTAACAACAAAGTTAATTGGTGGCAAAGGTCATGGAAGTATTTTAAGTAGAGAAAGCTTTTTAGTAATGGCAGACATGGCAGAAAAAGAAGGTGTTTTTCAGAAAAATGAAAGTAAAGTTATTAGAAACTTACTTGGTTTTAAAGAAATTAAAGTAAACGATGTAATGACACCGAGATCTGTAATAGAAACCGCAGACGAAACTCAAACAATAAGTTCTTTTTATAACGATCATAAAAAATTAAGATTTTCTAGAATTCCTGTATTTTCTGAAAACCCAGATGCAATAACAGGTTACTTTTTAAAAGATAATTTATTGGAAGCAATTATTAATGGTAAAGGTGAAGAAACTTTAGCTACCATTAAAAGAGATATTGTTGTTACAGAAAGAGAATTATCTATACCAGATTTGTTTGACAAACTAATCAAAGAGAAAGAACACATTGCACTTGTGGTAGATGAATATGGTTCTGTTAGCGGTCTTGTTTCTCAAGAAGATGTGATAGAAACTTTACTTGGTTTAGAAATTATGGACGAAAGTGATTCTGTTGCAGATTTACAAGCTTTAGCAAGAAAATCTTGGGAAAACAGAGCAAAAAGAATGGGTATTATAAAAGAAGATGATTCAAAAGAATAA
- a CDS encoding SufE family protein, translated as MTIKEIQEEIIDEFSMFDDWMDRYEYIIELGKSLPIIEDTHKLDENLIKGCQSKVWLYSELDADKIKFTADSDAILTKGIVALLLRVFSEQKPADILTAETTFIDQIGLKEHLSPTRANGLVSMVKQIKLYAIAQQTKLQN; from the coding sequence ATGACTATCAAAGAAATACAAGAAGAAATTATTGATGAGTTTTCTATGTTTGATGATTGGATGGATCGTTACGAATACATAATAGAGCTTGGTAAATCTTTGCCTATAATTGAAGATACACATAAATTAGACGAAAATTTAATTAAAGGATGCCAATCTAAAGTTTGGTTATATTCTGAATTAGATGCAGATAAAATTAAGTTTACTGCAGATAGTGATGCTATTTTAACTAAAGGAATTGTGGCATTATTATTGAGGGTATTCTCGGAACAAAAACCGGCAGATATTTTAACTGCAGAAACCACTTTTATAGATCAAATAGGTTTAAAAGAACATTTAAGCCCTACGCGAGCAAACGGTTTGGTGTCTATGGTCAAACAAATAAAATTGTACGCAATTGCGCAACAAACTAAATTACAGAATTAA